Proteins co-encoded in one Lacerta agilis isolate rLacAgi1 chromosome 6, rLacAgi1.pri, whole genome shotgun sequence genomic window:
- the LOC117048059 gene encoding complement factor H-related protein 5-like isoform X3 has translation MKSWLVFIIPFLLLTSCPSQNGQRVPPIIDFSDAILLEDCRPPPIRDHEELADISDKKSYSHGDEVIYNCQPGYIKFRRIRLRCNNGKWVQSTPHVQCRKRPCGHPGDIKFGSLELVNGDEFVFGARVVYRCNEGFQMLSPTDYRDCRADGWSNEVPRCEGTAKNCAYVQIENGFLASKYEHSKNDYFPISVGDVISYSCHPGFLTPNKEEWPRITCTKFGWNPEPKCLKQCDPSIPFAHGRFVFLNQQTFREGEEISFSCDDNPNPEGTAMCTKNGWSPAPRCGTKTICEGLLLEHGDIQPRKDQYQPNDVLKFFCHEGFTIVGPASAQCYPFGWSPLPPHCKEQVNHCNPPANIRNGSIVDDLLEEYQHGDQVEYECNLKFVMTGSKIIECVDGKWTPVPSCTVEEKKCGPPPSIPNGHVAGTVREEYIHGEDVEYECEENFVIVQTSLARCLHGLWELPRCADFSTKCARPNIPKNATFASAVPLKSQYDNNDVLSYICDSRLREAKCVEGEWLPKPECKDLCPPPPQIPNAIVVAEPRTYESGEQINFLCEKHFVLQGPQNISCEDGKWQLPPLCVASELFPQAR, from the exons ATGAAGAGCTGGCTGGTCTTTAttattccatttcttcttctgaCATCTTGTCCTTCCCAAAATG GTCAAAGGGTGCCACCTATTATCGATTTTTCTGATGCTATTTTACTTGAAGACTGCAGACCACCACCAATAAGAGACCATGAAGAACTTGCGGACATATCAGACAAAAAGTCCTATTCGCATGGGGATGAAGTAATTTACAACTGCCAGCCTGGGTATATAAAATTTAGGCGCATAAGATTGCGGTGTAACAATGGAAAGTGGGTACAATCCACACCACATGTGCAATGCAGAA AAAGGCCTTGTGGGCATCCTGGAGATATCAAATTTGGATCTTTAGAACTTGTTAATGGTGACGAATTTGTCTTTGGTGCTCGTGTCGTGTATCGGTGCAATGAAGG gtTTCAGATGCTCAGTCCTACAGACTACCGTGATTGTCGTGCAGATGGATGGAGCAATGAGGTCCCTCGTTGTGAAGGTACCG CAAAGAACTGTGCCTATGTCCAAATAGAGAATGGATTCCTAGCTAGCAAGTATGAACACTCTAAAAATGACTATTTTCCAATCAGCGTCGGAGATGTGATTTCCTACAGTTGCCATCCTGGTTTCCTGACCCCAAATAAAGAAGAATGGCCTAGAATTACATGTACCAAATTTGGATGGAATCCAGAACCGAAATGCCTCA AGCAATGCGACCCTTCTATACCCTTTGCACATGGTAGATTCGTTTTCCTAAATCAGCAGACCTTCAGAGAGGGTGAAGAAATTTCATTTTCTTGTGATGATAATCCAAATCCAGAAGGAACAGCCATGTGCACAAAAAATGGCTGGTCACCTGCTCCACGTTGTGGCACGAAAA CAATATGTGAAGGTCTCCTGTTGGAGCATGGGGATATTCAGCCAAGAAAAGACCAGTATCAACCCAACGATGTTTTGAAATTTTTCTGTCATGAAGGATTCACAATAGTTGGCCCTGCTTCTGCCCAGTGTTATCCCTTTGGCTGgtctccactgcctccccactGTAAAG AACAAGTCAACCACTGTAATCCACCAGCCAACATTAGGAATGGCAGTATTGTTGATGATCTTCTTGAAGAATACCAGCATGGCGACCAAGTGGAATATGAGTGTAACCTCAAATTTGTAATGACTGGATCAAAGATAATAGAGTGTGTTGATGGAAAATGGACACCTGTACCTTCTTGTACAG TAGAGGAAAAGAAATGTGGTCCACCACCCAGTATTCCAAACGGGCATGTGGCTGGAACAGTCAGAGAAGAATATATTCACGGTGAGGATGTGGAATATGAATGTGAAGAAAACTTTGTCATCGTTCAGACCAGCTTAGCCAGGTGTCTCCATGGACTTTGGGAATTACCTAGATGTGCAG ATTTTTCAACAAAATGTGCACGTCCAAATATACCTAAGAATGCAACTTTTGCATCAGCTGTTCCTCTGAAAAGTCAGTATGACAACAATGATGTCCTCAGCTACATCTGTGATTCCAGGCTTCGTGAAGCTAAATGTGTTGAGGGAGAATGGTTACCCAAACCGGAATGCAAAG accTCTGCCCGCCTCCACCCCAGATTCCTAATGCCATTGTTGTAGCTGAGCCGAGAACCTACGAGAGTGGTGAACAGATAAATTTCCTGTGTGAGAAGCATTTTGTGCTTCAAGGGCCACAGAACATATCGTGCGAGGATGGCAAGTGGCAATTGCCCCCGCTCTGTGTTG cctctgagttgttcccacaagcgagATAA
- the LOC117048059 gene encoding complement factor H-related protein 5-like isoform X2, translating to MKSWLVFIIPFLLLTSCPSQNGQRVPPIIDFSDAILLEDCRPPPIRDHEELADISDKKSYSHGDEVIYNCQPGYIKFRRIRLRCNNGKWVQSTPHVQCRKRPCGHPGDIKFGSLELVNGDEFVFGARVVYRCNEGFQMLSPTDYRDCRADGWSNEVPRCEAKNCAYVQIENGFLASKYEHSKNDYFPISVGDVISYSCHPGFLTPNKEEWPRITCTKFGWNPEPKCLKQCDPSIPFAHGRFVFLNQQTFREGEEISFSCDDNPNPEGTAMCTKNGWSPAPRCGTKTICEGLLLEHGDIQPRKDQYQPNDVLKFFCHEGFTIVGPASAQCYPFGWSPLPPHCKEQVNHCNPPANIRNGSIVDDLLEEYQHGDQVEYECNLKFVMTGSKIIECVDGKWTPVPSCTVEEKKCGPPPSIPNGHVAGTVREEYIHGEDVEYECEENFVIVQTSLARCLHGLWELPRCADFSTKCARPNIPKNATFASAVPLKSQYDNNDVLSYICDSRLREAKCVEGEWLPKPECKDLCPPPPQIPNAIVVAEPRTYESGEQINFLCEKHFVLQGPQNISCEDGKWQLPPLCVDVPTVTMQHSTDSQSNPMPATTDGITSRDLLDFLHTIHASVKSLERRMATLEQELQELKRERMKTK from the exons ATGAAGAGCTGGCTGGTCTTTAttattccatttcttcttctgaCATCTTGTCCTTCCCAAAATG GTCAAAGGGTGCCACCTATTATCGATTTTTCTGATGCTATTTTACTTGAAGACTGCAGACCACCACCAATAAGAGACCATGAAGAACTTGCGGACATATCAGACAAAAAGTCCTATTCGCATGGGGATGAAGTAATTTACAACTGCCAGCCTGGGTATATAAAATTTAGGCGCATAAGATTGCGGTGTAACAATGGAAAGTGGGTACAATCCACACCACATGTGCAATGCAGAA AAAGGCCTTGTGGGCATCCTGGAGATATCAAATTTGGATCTTTAGAACTTGTTAATGGTGACGAATTTGTCTTTGGTGCTCGTGTCGTGTATCGGTGCAATGAAGG gtTTCAGATGCTCAGTCCTACAGACTACCGTGATTGTCGTGCAGATGGATGGAGCAATGAGGTCCCTCGTTGTGAAG CAAAGAACTGTGCCTATGTCCAAATAGAGAATGGATTCCTAGCTAGCAAGTATGAACACTCTAAAAATGACTATTTTCCAATCAGCGTCGGAGATGTGATTTCCTACAGTTGCCATCCTGGTTTCCTGACCCCAAATAAAGAAGAATGGCCTAGAATTACATGTACCAAATTTGGATGGAATCCAGAACCGAAATGCCTCA AGCAATGCGACCCTTCTATACCCTTTGCACATGGTAGATTCGTTTTCCTAAATCAGCAGACCTTCAGAGAGGGTGAAGAAATTTCATTTTCTTGTGATGATAATCCAAATCCAGAAGGAACAGCCATGTGCACAAAAAATGGCTGGTCACCTGCTCCACGTTGTGGCACGAAAA CAATATGTGAAGGTCTCCTGTTGGAGCATGGGGATATTCAGCCAAGAAAAGACCAGTATCAACCCAACGATGTTTTGAAATTTTTCTGTCATGAAGGATTCACAATAGTTGGCCCTGCTTCTGCCCAGTGTTATCCCTTTGGCTGgtctccactgcctccccactGTAAAG AACAAGTCAACCACTGTAATCCACCAGCCAACATTAGGAATGGCAGTATTGTTGATGATCTTCTTGAAGAATACCAGCATGGCGACCAAGTGGAATATGAGTGTAACCTCAAATTTGTAATGACTGGATCAAAGATAATAGAGTGTGTTGATGGAAAATGGACACCTGTACCTTCTTGTACAG TAGAGGAAAAGAAATGTGGTCCACCACCCAGTATTCCAAACGGGCATGTGGCTGGAACAGTCAGAGAAGAATATATTCACGGTGAGGATGTGGAATATGAATGTGAAGAAAACTTTGTCATCGTTCAGACCAGCTTAGCCAGGTGTCTCCATGGACTTTGGGAATTACCTAGATGTGCAG ATTTTTCAACAAAATGTGCACGTCCAAATATACCTAAGAATGCAACTTTTGCATCAGCTGTTCCTCTGAAAAGTCAGTATGACAACAATGATGTCCTCAGCTACATCTGTGATTCCAGGCTTCGTGAAGCTAAATGTGTTGAGGGAGAATGGTTACCCAAACCGGAATGCAAAG accTCTGCCCGCCTCCACCCCAGATTCCTAATGCCATTGTTGTAGCTGAGCCGAGAACCTACGAGAGTGGTGAACAGATAAATTTCCTGTGTGAGAAGCATTTTGTGCTTCAAGGGCCACAGAACATATCGTGCGAGGATGGCAAGTGGCAATTGCCCCCGCTCTGTGTTG ATGTACCAACTGTCACCATGCAGCACAGCACAGACTCTCAGAGCAACCCCATGCCTGCAACAACTGATGGCATTACCAGCAGAGACCTTTTAGATTTCTTACACACTATCCATGCCTCAG taAAATCACTCGAGAGACGCATGGCTACGCTTGAGCAGGAGCTGCAGgagctaaagagagagagaatgaagactAAGTAG
- the LOC117048059 gene encoding complement factor H-related protein 5-like isoform X1 — MKSWLVFIIPFLLLTSCPSQNGQRVPPIIDFSDAILLEDCRPPPIRDHEELADISDKKSYSHGDEVIYNCQPGYIKFRRIRLRCNNGKWVQSTPHVQCRKRPCGHPGDIKFGSLELVNGDEFVFGARVVYRCNEGFQMLSPTDYRDCRADGWSNEVPRCEGTAKNCAYVQIENGFLASKYEHSKNDYFPISVGDVISYSCHPGFLTPNKEEWPRITCTKFGWNPEPKCLKQCDPSIPFAHGRFVFLNQQTFREGEEISFSCDDNPNPEGTAMCTKNGWSPAPRCGTKTICEGLLLEHGDIQPRKDQYQPNDVLKFFCHEGFTIVGPASAQCYPFGWSPLPPHCKEQVNHCNPPANIRNGSIVDDLLEEYQHGDQVEYECNLKFVMTGSKIIECVDGKWTPVPSCTVEEKKCGPPPSIPNGHVAGTVREEYIHGEDVEYECEENFVIVQTSLARCLHGLWELPRCADFSTKCARPNIPKNATFASAVPLKSQYDNNDVLSYICDSRLREAKCVEGEWLPKPECKDLCPPPPQIPNAIVVAEPRTYESGEQINFLCEKHFVLQGPQNISCEDGKWQLPPLCVDVPTVTMQHSTDSQSNPMPATTDGITSRDLLDFLHTIHASVKSLERRMATLEQELQELKRERMKTK, encoded by the exons ATGAAGAGCTGGCTGGTCTTTAttattccatttcttcttctgaCATCTTGTCCTTCCCAAAATG GTCAAAGGGTGCCACCTATTATCGATTTTTCTGATGCTATTTTACTTGAAGACTGCAGACCACCACCAATAAGAGACCATGAAGAACTTGCGGACATATCAGACAAAAAGTCCTATTCGCATGGGGATGAAGTAATTTACAACTGCCAGCCTGGGTATATAAAATTTAGGCGCATAAGATTGCGGTGTAACAATGGAAAGTGGGTACAATCCACACCACATGTGCAATGCAGAA AAAGGCCTTGTGGGCATCCTGGAGATATCAAATTTGGATCTTTAGAACTTGTTAATGGTGACGAATTTGTCTTTGGTGCTCGTGTCGTGTATCGGTGCAATGAAGG gtTTCAGATGCTCAGTCCTACAGACTACCGTGATTGTCGTGCAGATGGATGGAGCAATGAGGTCCCTCGTTGTGAAGGTACCG CAAAGAACTGTGCCTATGTCCAAATAGAGAATGGATTCCTAGCTAGCAAGTATGAACACTCTAAAAATGACTATTTTCCAATCAGCGTCGGAGATGTGATTTCCTACAGTTGCCATCCTGGTTTCCTGACCCCAAATAAAGAAGAATGGCCTAGAATTACATGTACCAAATTTGGATGGAATCCAGAACCGAAATGCCTCA AGCAATGCGACCCTTCTATACCCTTTGCACATGGTAGATTCGTTTTCCTAAATCAGCAGACCTTCAGAGAGGGTGAAGAAATTTCATTTTCTTGTGATGATAATCCAAATCCAGAAGGAACAGCCATGTGCACAAAAAATGGCTGGTCACCTGCTCCACGTTGTGGCACGAAAA CAATATGTGAAGGTCTCCTGTTGGAGCATGGGGATATTCAGCCAAGAAAAGACCAGTATCAACCCAACGATGTTTTGAAATTTTTCTGTCATGAAGGATTCACAATAGTTGGCCCTGCTTCTGCCCAGTGTTATCCCTTTGGCTGgtctccactgcctccccactGTAAAG AACAAGTCAACCACTGTAATCCACCAGCCAACATTAGGAATGGCAGTATTGTTGATGATCTTCTTGAAGAATACCAGCATGGCGACCAAGTGGAATATGAGTGTAACCTCAAATTTGTAATGACTGGATCAAAGATAATAGAGTGTGTTGATGGAAAATGGACACCTGTACCTTCTTGTACAG TAGAGGAAAAGAAATGTGGTCCACCACCCAGTATTCCAAACGGGCATGTGGCTGGAACAGTCAGAGAAGAATATATTCACGGTGAGGATGTGGAATATGAATGTGAAGAAAACTTTGTCATCGTTCAGACCAGCTTAGCCAGGTGTCTCCATGGACTTTGGGAATTACCTAGATGTGCAG ATTTTTCAACAAAATGTGCACGTCCAAATATACCTAAGAATGCAACTTTTGCATCAGCTGTTCCTCTGAAAAGTCAGTATGACAACAATGATGTCCTCAGCTACATCTGTGATTCCAGGCTTCGTGAAGCTAAATGTGTTGAGGGAGAATGGTTACCCAAACCGGAATGCAAAG accTCTGCCCGCCTCCACCCCAGATTCCTAATGCCATTGTTGTAGCTGAGCCGAGAACCTACGAGAGTGGTGAACAGATAAATTTCCTGTGTGAGAAGCATTTTGTGCTTCAAGGGCCACAGAACATATCGTGCGAGGATGGCAAGTGGCAATTGCCCCCGCTCTGTGTTG ATGTACCAACTGTCACCATGCAGCACAGCACAGACTCTCAGAGCAACCCCATGCCTGCAACAACTGATGGCATTACCAGCAGAGACCTTTTAGATTTCTTACACACTATCCATGCCTCAG taAAATCACTCGAGAGACGCATGGCTACGCTTGAGCAGGAGCTGCAGgagctaaagagagagagaatgaagactAAGTAG